In the [Clostridium] colinum genome, one interval contains:
- a CDS encoding DNA polymerase III subunit: MYKFQNIIGNGHIINSLITSNKNDTVLHAYILDGKEKSGKQLISKTFAKLLLCENSKTEPCLKCSSCISFESGNNPDFFFIESDKKNLGISDIRDKIIKNIETKPFKYKYKVFIIKDAHNMTFQAQNALLKTLEEPPSFVIIILLSKNYKSFLPTILSRCILFRIKPLSPNLIEKFLITNGINETIAKFYATYSRGSIGRAFDIAHSEKFFAFRQDIINDVEKLDGLDLIQMYNLIDKYENMKENIFEILDIYLLVYRDSLIFKYSKNFDNIIQKDIKKNVEDISNMSIKNLVNKIDALLKAKMYLEQNSNFNMVMECLFLRLKEK, from the coding sequence ATGTATAAGTTTCAAAATATAATTGGTAATGGACATATAATTAATAGTTTAATAACATCAAATAAAAATGACACTGTATTACATGCTTATATTTTAGATGGTAAAGAAAAGTCTGGTAAACAACTAATCTCAAAGACATTTGCTAAACTTTTATTATGTGAAAATAGTAAAACAGAGCCTTGTTTAAAATGTTCATCTTGTATTAGTTTTGAAAGTGGTAATAACCCAGATTTCTTTTTTATAGAAAGTGATAAAAAGAATCTGGGTATATCAGATATTAGAGATAAAATTATAAAAAATATAGAAACAAAGCCTTTTAAATATAAATATAAAGTTTTTATTATAAAAGATGCACATAATATGACTTTTCAAGCACAAAATGCATTATTAAAAACTTTAGAAGAACCACCTAGTTTTGTAATTATTATATTGTTATCTAAAAACTATAAAAGTTTTTTACCTACTATTTTATCAAGGTGTATTTTATTTAGAATAAAGCCCTTGTCACCAAATTTAATAGAAAAATTTTTAATAACTAATGGTATAAATGAAACTATAGCAAAATTTTATGCAACATATTCTAGAGGTAGCATAGGTAGAGCTTTTGATATAGCACATTCTGAAAAATTTTTTGCTTTTAGACAAGATATAATAAATGATGTAGAAAAATTAGATGGATTAGACCTTATACAAATGTATAATCTAATTGATAAATATGAAAATATGAAGGAAAATATATTTGAAATTTTAGATATATATTTATTAGTTTATAGAGATAGTTTAATATTTAAGTATTCAAAAAATTTTGATAATATTATACAAAAAGATATTAAAAAAAATGTTGAAGATATATCAAATATGTCTATTAAAAATTTAGTAAACAAGATAGATGCTTTATTAAAAGCAAAAATGTATTTAGAACAAAATTCCAACTTTAATATGGTTATGGAATGTTTATTTTTAAGACTAAAGGAGAAATAA
- a CDS encoding PSP1 domain-containing protein, with the protein MAEIIGVRLKKGGKIYYFNPNGKKVDKKQAVIVETAQGIRYGIVEIENKIIDDDKIDFEIKNLIRIATEDDTIQHKKNLEREKEAEIIFVEKVKKYNLDMKLIDIELTYDLNKIIFYFTAEGRVDFRELVKELASIFKMRIELRQIGVRDEAKIVNGIGICGRPLCCATFLRDFQPVSIKMAKDQKLSLNPTKISGVCGRLMCCLKYEQEAYEELIQNLPNEGDIIKTDKGTGEVLSVNVLRQTIKAAVRKTAQDTPTVEFFNVSEIEIIKRKIVKEEICMEELKDIED; encoded by the coding sequence ATGGCTGAAATAATTGGTGTTAGACTGAAAAAAGGAGGAAAGATATACTATTTTAACCCTAATGGGAAAAAAGTTGATAAAAAACAAGCAGTTATAGTAGAAACTGCTCAAGGAATAAGATATGGTATAGTAGAGATAGAAAATAAAATAATAGACGATGATAAAATAGATTTTGAAATAAAAAATCTTATCAGAATAGCTACAGAAGATGATACAATCCAACATAAAAAAAATTTGGAAAGAGAAAAAGAAGCTGAAATAATATTTGTAGAAAAAGTAAAAAAATATAATTTAGATATGAAGCTTATAGACATTGAACTTACTTATGATTTAAATAAAATTATATTTTATTTTACTGCAGAAGGTAGAGTTGATTTTAGGGAGCTGGTAAAAGAATTAGCTTCTATTTTTAAAATGAGGATAGAACTTAGACAAATAGGTGTTAGAGATGAAGCTAAAATAGTAAATGGAATTGGTATATGTGGGCGTCCTTTATGTTGTGCAACATTTTTAAGAGATTTTCAACCAGTTTCTATAAAAATGGCAAAAGACCAAAAATTATCTTTAAATCCTACTAAAATATCAGGAGTTTGTGGTAGGCTTATGTGTTGTTTAAAATATGAACAAGAAGCATATGAAGAGCTTATACAAAATTTACCTAATGAAGGGGATATTATAAAAACAGATAAAGGTACTGGCGAAGTATTATCTGTAAATGTTTTAAGACAAACAATAAAAGCAGCTGTTAGAAAAACTGCTCAAGATACACCTACAGTAGAATTTTTTAATGTTTCTGAAATAGAAATTATTAAAAGAAAAATAGTTAAAGAAGAAATATGTATGGAAGAGCTTAAGGACATAGAAGATTAA